In Methanosphaera sp. ISO3-F5, a genomic segment contains:
- a CDS encoding beta-ribofuranosylaminobenzene 5'-phosphate synthase, whose amino-acid sequence MEIETSARLHLSLIDLNGLEGRLDGGIGVTLQEPTLNIECKESTEDTTIIFDKKLSDYHFDTYETKIIDATNKMNKYLNIDNNYEFNIKKLYPIHQGLGLGTQISLSVAKLISELNEHTLSTIELAKIIQRGGTSGIGVYSFDMGGLIIDGGHKKSLKKDYLPSSASKVSPPPLIAHYDFPEEWNIILVTPQSTKGASGKKEIDIFQTYSPIDIQNVQQISYLTLMKLMPAIVEKDLQNFGDAINKIQRLGFKKIERDLQDSTIHEIMEHMELLNIPSVGMSSFGPTCFGITDENPKLLQKELKELTDNTAEIRVTKGKNHGSILKK is encoded by the coding sequence TTGGAAATAGAGACTTCAGCAAGATTACATTTATCTTTAATAGATCTTAATGGTTTAGAAGGTCGACTAGATGGTGGTATAGGTGTTACTCTTCAAGAACCTACATTAAATATTGAATGTAAGGAATCTACTGAAGATACAACAATAATTTTTGATAAAAAATTATCTGATTATCACTTTGACACATATGAAACAAAAATAATTGACGCAACTAATAAAATGAATAAATATCTGAATATAGATAACAACTATGAATTTAACATTAAAAAACTTTATCCTATTCATCAAGGATTAGGTTTAGGAACACAAATATCCCTATCTGTTGCTAAATTAATCTCTGAATTAAATGAACATACTTTAAGCACCATAGAATTAGCAAAGATCATTCAAAGAGGAGGAACTAGTGGTATCGGAGTATACTCTTTTGATATGGGTGGGCTAATAATCGATGGGGGACATAAAAAATCCTTAAAAAAAGATTATTTACCTTCCTCAGCATCTAAAGTTTCACCACCACCATTAATAGCACATTATGATTTTCCTGAAGAATGGAATATAATTCTTGTAACTCCACAATCAACTAAAGGTGCTTCTGGAAAAAAAGAGATAGATATATTTCAAACATATTCACCTATTGATATTCAAAATGTACAGCAAATAAGTTATTTAACCTTAATGAAGTTAATGCCAGCAATAGTTGAAAAAGATTTACAAAATTTTGGGGATGCAATAAATAAAATTCAAAGATTAGGTTTTAAAAAAATAGAGCGAGACCTTCAAGATTCTACTATACATGAGATTATGGAACACATGGAATTATTAAACATACCCTCAGTTGGAATGAGTTCATTTGGTCCAACTTGTTTTGGAATTACTGATGAAAATCCAAAATTACTTCAAAAAGAGTTGAAAGAATTAACAGATAATACTGCTGAAATAAGAGTAACAAAAGGAAAAAATCATGGTTCAATACTAAAGAAATAG
- the tes gene encoding tetraether lipid synthase Tes: protein MNITTISKTKSLCPECLKILDAEVYTENNSIYIKKTCPEHGSFNNTYWRDETAYNKALKYEAKPHQLTNLNQDIDGDCPSNCGLCKEHESQTILGLIDVTNRCNLRCPICFANAATSGTLYEPSQDEIRHMLRNLRKNQPVATPAIQYSGGEPTVRDDIVELVKIAKEEGFTHTQIATNGLALANNENLAKELKEAGLNTVYLQFDGITEEPYIKTRNANIFHKKLEAIENCRKAKLGIVLVPTLVKGINNDQIGKIIEFALDNVDIIRGVNFQPVSFAGRTPSDKVEEQRITIDDFMKNVEKQTNFNITEDAFYSASTVAPVSDLIAAMSGTDAEVTLTCHEHCGIGTYVFKEEDGTVIPITDFIDVDNFINLIEKSIPDIQKNSKISKTKTIARALKELPKTVDTKKSPSYINIIDLLKNIFIKQDYDALGDFHLNALLISCMHFMDPFNFDQKRVRRCVIHYATPDGRVIPFCSMNNLYRESIEDKFNIPLESDRAKEILANIRKVKLENR from the coding sequence ATTAATATTACAACAATCTCTAAAACAAAAAGTTTATGTCCAGAATGTTTAAAGATTCTAGACGCTGAAGTTTATACAGAAAATAACAGTATATATATTAAAAAAACATGCCCAGAACATGGCTCATTTAATAATACATACTGGAGAGATGAAACTGCTTATAACAAAGCTTTAAAATATGAAGCAAAACCACACCAATTAACAAACTTAAATCAAGATATAGATGGTGACTGTCCATCAAATTGTGGTTTATGTAAAGAACATGAAAGTCAAACAATTTTAGGTTTGATAGATGTTACAAATAGGTGTAATTTAAGATGCCCAATATGTTTTGCAAATGCTGCGACATCAGGAACATTATATGAACCATCACAAGATGAAATTAGACATATGCTAAGAAATTTAAGAAAAAACCAACCAGTTGCAACACCTGCAATACAGTACTCTGGTGGAGAACCAACTGTAAGAGATGATATTGTAGAATTAGTAAAAATTGCTAAAGAAGAAGGATTCACACATACTCAAATTGCAACAAATGGATTAGCATTAGCAAATAATGAAAATTTAGCAAAAGAATTAAAAGAAGCTGGTTTGAACACTGTTTACTTACAGTTTGATGGAATAACTGAAGAACCATACATTAAAACAAGAAATGCTAATATATTCCACAAAAAATTAGAAGCTATAGAAAATTGTAGAAAAGCAAAGCTTGGAATTGTTCTAGTTCCAACATTAGTTAAAGGAATAAACAATGACCAAATTGGAAAAATCATCGAATTTGCTTTGGACAATGTTGACATTATTAGAGGAGTTAATTTCCAACCAGTATCCTTTGCAGGAAGAACACCTTCAGACAAAGTTGAAGAACAACGTATTACCATAGATGACTTTATGAAAAATGTGGAAAAACAAACTAATTTCAACATTACAGAAGATGCATTTTATTCAGCATCCACAGTAGCTCCAGTATCTGATTTAATTGCTGCAATGAGTGGTACTGATGCAGAAGTTACACTTACCTGTCATGAACACTGTGGTATAGGAACATATGTGTTTAAAGAAGAAGATGGAACTGTTATTCCAATAACTGACTTCATTGATGTAGATAACTTCATTAATTTAATTGAAAAAAGCATACCTGATATTCAGAAAAATTCAAAAATTTCCAAAACTAAAACTATTGCCCGTGCTTTAAAAGAGTTACCAAAAACAGTTGATACCAAAAAATCTCCATCATACATTAATATTATTGACCTGTTAAAAAACATATTTATTAAACAGGATTATGATGCTTTAGGAGATTTCCATTTAAATGCTTTATTAATATCATGTATGCATTTCATGGATCCATTTAACTTTGATCAAAAAAGGGTGCGCAGATGTGTTATTCACTATGCAACACCGGATGGTAGAGTTATACCTTTCTGTTCTATGAATAATCTATATCGAGAAAGTATTGAAGATAAATTTAATATCCCTTTAGAATCTGATAGAGCAAAAGAGATTTTGGCTAATATTCGTAAAGTTAAACTAGAAAACAGGTAG
- the hacB gene encoding homoaconitase small subunit — MEIMKGKAWKFRDSIDTDVIIAGRYLRTFNPEDLAAHVMEAEDPEFSQKVNKGDIIVAGWNFGCGSSREQAPVAIKTAGVSVIIAKSFARIFYRNAINIGLPVITADIEADEGDILEVNVEKGIITNISKDITVNIKPFDPAMLNILENGGLVEQYLKNKKEE; from the coding sequence ATGGAAATAATGAAAGGAAAAGCATGGAAATTTAGGGATAGTATAGATACTGATGTTATCATAGCAGGAAGATATCTGAGGACATTTAATCCAGAAGATTTGGCAGCACATGTTATGGAAGCAGAAGACCCAGAATTTTCACAAAAAGTTAATAAAGGGGATATCATAGTTGCAGGATGGAATTTTGGATGCGGTTCATCAAGAGAACAGGCACCAGTAGCAATAAAAACTGCAGGAGTTTCTGTAATAATAGCCAAATCATTCGCAAGGATATTCTATAGAAATGCTATTAACATTGGGTTACCAGTAATCACAGCAGATATTGAAGCTGATGAAGGAGATATTCTTGAAGTTAATGTAGAAAAAGGTATTATAACTAACATTTCTAAGGATATTACTGTTAATATCAAACCTTTTGATCCAGCAATGCTTAATATTTTAGAAAATGGTGGATTGGTTGAACAATACTTAAAAAATAAGAAGGAGGAATAA
- a CDS encoding tRNA (N(6)-L-threonylcarbamoyladenosine(37)-C(2))-methylthiotransferase: MKIYLETHGCTFNQADGEIMASILEERHEIVDSIEEADIIILNTCYVKLPTEQKMITKIDKIKTQYPDKKLIVGGCMVEVDPIRLNKFAGDACWIGPHKLDKINEVVDKAINGEVVHEYGKTSIIKAGTKNKSFDSLTHILQICEGCNGACTFCCTKIARGFLISYPIDIIVDEAREAIKRGCKELQVTAQDSACYGQDSGESFADLLNAIASIDGDFRIRVGMMHPKSLKGQLDEVISAFKNNEKIYNFVHIPVQTGSPKVLQEMNRLHSLDEYKHMINKFREEIPDLSLATDIIIGYPTETDEDFQQTLDLLYEIKPDIIHISKYMHRPGAKSSSLKEIDHKIMKERSHKINQVKTDVMLENNKRYEGTEQIVLITGEGSSGGFVGYTNSYKNVIVENVDIGSFVNVKIIEGKRTYLQAEKI, encoded by the coding sequence ATGAAAATATATTTAGAAACACATGGATGCACATTTAATCAAGCTGACGGGGAAATTATGGCAAGTATCCTGGAAGAACGTCACGAAATTGTGGACTCTATAGAAGAAGCGGATATAATTATTTTAAATACTTGTTATGTAAAATTACCTACAGAGCAGAAGATGATTACTAAGATTGATAAGATTAAAACCCAATATCCTGATAAAAAATTGATAGTGGGAGGATGTATGGTAGAGGTTGATCCCATACGTTTAAATAAGTTTGCAGGTGATGCTTGTTGGATAGGTCCTCATAAATTAGATAAAATCAATGAAGTTGTTGACAAAGCTATTAATGGGGAAGTAGTTCATGAATATGGTAAAACTTCCATTATCAAGGCAGGAACAAAAAATAAAAGTTTTGATTCACTGACTCATATACTTCAAATATGTGAGGGATGTAATGGTGCTTGTACTTTTTGTTGTACTAAAATAGCTCGTGGATTTTTAATAAGTTACCCTATAGACATTATTGTAGATGAAGCAAGGGAAGCAATAAAACGTGGTTGTAAGGAGTTACAAGTTACTGCTCAAGATTCTGCATGTTATGGTCAGGATTCTGGAGAATCTTTTGCTGATTTATTAAATGCCATAGCATCAATAGATGGTGATTTTCGTATTAGGGTTGGAATGATGCATCCAAAAAGTCTAAAAGGACAATTGGATGAAGTAATATCTGCATTTAAAAACAATGAAAAAATATATAATTTTGTTCACATACCTGTTCAGACAGGCAGTCCTAAAGTTTTACAAGAAATGAATCGTTTACATAGTTTGGATGAATATAAGCATATGATTAATAAGTTCAGAGAAGAAATTCCAGATTTGTCCTTAGCTACTGATATTATTATAGGTTATCCTACTGAAACTGATGAAGATTTTCAGCAAACTTTGGATTTATTGTATGAAATAAAGCCGGATATTATTCATATTTCTAAGTATATGCATAGGCCTGGTGCAAAATCAAGTTCATTGAAAGAAATAGATCATAAAATTATGAAGGAACGTTCTCATAAAATTAATCAAGTTAAAACAGATGTTATGTTAGAAAATAACAAGAGGTATGAAGGTACTGAACAAATAGTTTTAATTACTGGAGAAGGTTCTTCTGGTGGATTTGTTGGTTATACTAATTCATATAAGAATGTTATTGTTGAAAATGTTGATATAGGTTCTTTTGTTAATGTTAAGATAATTGAAGGTAAAAGAACTTATTTGCAAGCAGAAAAGATTTAA
- a CDS encoding tRNA uridine(34) 5-carboxymethylaminomethyl modification radical SAM/GNAT enzyme Elp3, producing MEEACRLIIKKAIDNNISTKKELEKLKIQTCRELNLPGFMSNSKILQHAKPNEIELLRPILMKKPSRTISGVAIVAVMCSPHKCPHGRCKYCPESSIAPPSYTGEEPAALRARMFEFHPYIQTFNRLYQLNNIGHPIDKVELIIMGGTFASRTLDYQEWFVTQCLKAMNDFEKVSSQIPKNQKEINIIPPTDFTYLSDAQKINEHSKVRCVGLTFETRPDYSKREEINRMLNYGVTRVELGVQTLYNYRYKCVDRGHTIQDVVEANQLLRDSGIKVAMHMMPGLLSTFDSDLNMFKRLFTEPSFSPDMLKIYPCLVTEGSEFYEMWKRGEYEPYTSEQAVDLIVEIKKILPKWVRTMRIQRDIPATLIDAGVKKSNLGELVYNRLEEEGVQCQCIRCREVGHKKAHGVEPDYSNIELLRTDYDVTNGKEIFLSFEDPENDVLIGFIRLRIPSKNIFRSEITNSSALIRELHVYGQMQEIGKKDDMLWQHKGYGSELLKEAEKIAKEEFNKDKILVISGIGVRDYYRKFGYHKDGPYMSKFI from the coding sequence ATGGAAGAAGCATGTAGATTAATTATTAAAAAAGCAATTGATAACAACATATCTACAAAAAAAGAATTAGAAAAGTTAAAAATTCAAACATGTAGAGAATTAAATTTACCAGGTTTCATGAGTAATTCTAAAATATTACAACATGCTAAACCTAACGAGATTGAACTATTAAGACCAATCCTTATGAAAAAACCATCACGTACAATATCAGGGGTTGCAATTGTAGCGGTTATGTGCAGTCCACACAAATGTCCTCATGGAAGATGCAAATACTGTCCTGAAAGTAGTATTGCACCACCTAGTTACACGGGTGAAGAACCAGCAGCCCTTCGTGCACGAATGTTTGAATTTCATCCATATATTCAAACTTTTAACAGATTATACCAGTTAAACAATATAGGACATCCTATTGATAAGGTAGAATTAATTATTATGGGAGGAACCTTTGCTTCCAGAACATTAGATTATCAGGAATGGTTTGTAACACAATGTTTAAAAGCAATGAATGACTTTGAAAAGGTTAGTTCACAAATACCTAAAAATCAGAAAGAAATAAATATTATTCCCCCAACAGATTTCACATATCTATCTGATGCTCAAAAAATAAATGAACATAGTAAAGTAAGATGTGTAGGATTAACATTTGAAACAAGACCAGATTATTCTAAACGAGAAGAAATTAATAGAATGTTGAATTATGGAGTAACACGAGTAGAATTAGGAGTTCAAACATTATACAATTACAGGTATAAATGTGTAGACAGGGGACATACTATTCAAGATGTTGTTGAAGCTAACCAATTACTCAGAGATTCTGGAATAAAAGTAGCAATGCATATGATGCCAGGCTTATTATCAACATTTGACAGTGACTTGAACATGTTCAAAAGATTATTTACCGAACCATCTTTTTCACCAGACATGTTAAAAATATATCCTTGCCTAGTGACAGAAGGATCTGAATTTTATGAAATGTGGAAAAGAGGAGAATATGAACCTTATACTTCAGAACAAGCTGTTGATTTAATAGTTGAAATTAAAAAAATATTACCAAAATGGGTAAGAACTATGCGTATTCAGCGGGATATACCAGCAACTTTAATCGATGCAGGAGTAAAAAAATCTAATTTAGGGGAACTTGTTTATAATCGATTAGAAGAGGAAGGTGTTCAATGTCAATGTATAAGATGTAGGGAAGTAGGTCATAAAAAGGCACATGGTGTGGAACCTGATTATTCTAATATTGAATTATTAAGAACAGATTATGATGTTACAAATGGTAAAGAAATATTCTTATCATTTGAAGACCCGGAGAATGATGTGTTAATTGGTTTTATAAGATTACGAATTCCTTCTAAGAACATATTCCGTTCAGAAATTACAAATAGCAGTGCATTAATTAGGGAATTACATGTGTATGGACAAATGCAGGAAATTGGTAAAAAGGATGATATGTTATGGCAACATAAAGGTTATGGTTCAGAATTATTGAAAGAGGCTGAAAAAATAGCTAAAGAAGAATTTAATAAGGATAAAATATTAGTTATTAGCGGAATAGGAGTAAGAGATTATTATAGGAAATTTGGTTATCATAAGGATGGTCCTTATATGTCTAAATTTATTTAA
- a CDS encoding CDP-2,3-bis-(O-geranylgeranyl)-sn-glycerol synthase: MDFILTVLYSIYLMIPAYFANGSALVFGGGTPIDFGKNAWDGRRFTGDGCTWRGLIGGGLLGMIVGGLLGLLADYGILSTLFNISSSQITFLSGNVLRGLLIGFLLGFGALIGDIIGSFIKRRLNFERGKPVPLLDQLDFVIVSLLFVSIVIKLSWEVILIILILSIFFHLGANIFAYAIKLKDVWY, encoded by the coding sequence ATGGATTTTATTTTAACAGTTTTATATTCAATTTATTTAATGATTCCAGCTTACTTTGCTAATGGTTCAGCATTAGTATTTGGGGGAGGAACACCCATTGATTTTGGTAAAAATGCTTGGGATGGCAGAAGATTTACTGGTGATGGTTGTACTTGGAGAGGCTTAATTGGTGGTGGCCTACTTGGTATGATTGTTGGTGGATTGCTGGGATTATTAGCAGATTATGGAATTTTATCAACATTATTTAACATTTCATCTTCACAGATAACTTTTCTATCTGGAAATGTTTTACGGGGATTATTGATTGGTTTTCTTTTAGGATTTGGTGCATTAATTGGTGATATCATAGGTAGTTTCATTAAAAGAAGATTAAATTTTGAACGAGGAAAACCTGTACCATTACTTGATCAACTAGATTTTGTAATTGTTTCATTATTGTTTGTTTCCATCGTCATTAAATTGTCCTGGGAAGTAATTCTTATTATATTAATTCTAAGTATATTTTTCCATTTGGGTGCAAACATATTTGCATATGCTATAAAATTAAAAGATGTTTGGTATTAA
- a CDS encoding HVO_0476 family zinc finger protein: protein MVCPSCGFDEYEILKSKGKKNKELLVKCDECGHVYHETLPEEAQEIQVRVVISEFETSWKTSIPLYSDEYLETGTLLYIDDKDVEVTSIENNEGNRVYECPVVEIKTIWAKSLDTLSRIGLSIDNSGNVISYKIEVEREFAIAIGDVGEVNGLKFRVYGIKTLERNMKKGFAYARVIKRVYGKLLSPKDKSKVKLDLSQYVVKVTSKEKNYN from the coding sequence ATGGTATGTCCAAGTTGTGGATTTGATGAATATGAAATATTAAAATCCAAAGGAAAAAAAAATAAAGAATTATTAGTAAAGTGTGATGAATGTGGTCATGTATATCATGAAACTCTTCCCGAAGAAGCTCAAGAAATTCAAGTTAGAGTTGTTATAAGCGAATTTGAAACATCATGGAAAACTAGTATACCCTTATATTCTGATGAATATCTTGAAACTGGAACTTTATTATATATTGATGATAAGGATGTTGAAGTTACTTCTATTGAAAATAATGAAGGAAACAGAGTATATGAATGTCCTGTTGTGGAAATTAAAACAATATGGGCTAAATCATTAGATACTTTGTCAAGGATTGGATTATCTATAGATAATTCCGGTAATGTAATTTCATACAAAATTGAAGTTGAAAGAGAATTTGCTATTGCCATAGGTGATGTTGGTGAAGTAAACGGTTTAAAATTCAGGGTTTACGGAATCAAAACTTTAGAACGTAACATGAAGAAAGGATTTGCTTATGCAAGAGTTATTAAAAGAGTCTATGGTAAATTATTATCTCCTAAAGATAAATCCAAAGTTAAACTAGACTTATCTCAGTATGTTGTAAAAGTCACTTCTAAAGAAAAAAATTATAATTAA
- a CDS encoding hydantoinase/oxoprolinase family protein yields the protein MKIMGLDIGGANTDCSIIEIKDKKIVNLKNYREYFPMWKNKDQLQDCLKKFCRNEEDIDVVCVSMTAELADGYNSKKEGVEDISQKVMEIFNDKEVYFVTFEGLKTYTQLKENPLNAAAANWIGTAELIKHIGKDCIFIDMGSTTTDIIPIKNLKESASGHTDLERLSTGELIYTGMLRTNLTSIVHTVPIYRKSTCVSSELFTITGDIHRILNNIQEEDYTCDTPDGNDKSIKSCKRRLARLVCADLDTLDDEEIIKLAEYIEKKQLEQIVTGLNKVVTRTKIDTAIIVSYGSGNLCQKAVEKLNMNVIPLEKYISKKVINVITSLGAIQMYLDKKDKNIVLLEEI from the coding sequence ATGAAAATAATGGGTTTAGATATTGGCGGAGCAAATACAGACTGCAGCATAATAGAAATTAAAGATAAAAAAATTGTTAATCTAAAAAATTACCGAGAATATTTTCCAATGTGGAAAAATAAAGACCAATTACAGGATTGTTTAAAAAAATTTTGTAGAAATGAAGAAGACATTGATGTAGTTTGTGTTTCGATGACTGCAGAATTAGCTGATGGATACAATAGCAAAAAAGAAGGTGTTGAAGACATTTCACAAAAAGTAATGGAAATATTCAACGACAAAGAAGTTTACTTTGTTACATTTGAAGGATTAAAAACATATACCCAATTAAAAGAAAATCCCCTAAATGCAGCTGCTGCAAATTGGATAGGAACTGCAGAATTAATAAAACACATAGGAAAAGATTGCATTTTTATAGATATGGGTTCTACAACAACCGATATTATTCCTATTAAAAACTTAAAAGAATCAGCTTCAGGACATACAGATTTAGAACGTTTAAGTACTGGTGAATTAATATATACTGGAATGTTAAGAACTAACCTTACCTCAATAGTCCATACAGTCCCAATTTATAGAAAAAGCACATGTGTAAGCAGTGAACTTTTTACAATAACAGGAGACATACACAGAATACTAAATAACATACAAGAAGAGGATTATACTTGTGATACACCGGATGGAAATGATAAAAGTATAAAATCCTGTAAAAGACGATTAGCAAGATTAGTATGTGCTGATTTAGATACACTAGATGATGAAGAAATAATTAAATTAGCAGAATATATAGAAAAAAAGCAATTAGAACAGATCGTAACAGGACTAAATAAGGTAGTAACCAGAACAAAAATAGATACTGCCATCATAGTTTCATATGGTAGTGGAAACTTATGTCAAAAAGCAGTTGAAAAATTAAATATGAACGTTATACCGTTAGAAAAATACATATCTAAAAAAGTAATTAATGTCATAACTTCATTAGGTGCTATTCAAATGTATTTGGATAAAAAGGATAAAAATATAGTATTATTAGAAGAAATTTAG
- a CDS encoding histone family protein — protein MVFINISCFFLKKKKKKNINKMHGDEKMSNLPLTPLGRIIKSGGAERVSEDAKVALSEFLEDISQDLTKLALENAEEQGRKTLKAQDIEVAYKKLF, from the coding sequence ATGGTTTTTATTAATATATCATGTTTTTTTTTAAAAAAAAAAAAAAAAAAAAATATAAATAAAATGCATGGAGATGAAAAAATGAGTAATTTACCATTAACTCCACTTGGAAGAATTATTAAAAGTGGTGGAGCAGAAAGAGTTAGTGAGGATGCTAAAGTAGCATTATCTGAATTTTTAGAGGATATTTCACAAGATCTCACTAAATTAGCTTTAGAAAATGCTGAAGAACAAGGAAGAAAAACTTTAAAAGCACAAGACATAGAAGTTGCATATAAAAAATTATTTTAG
- a CDS encoding GerW family sporulation protein: MDFNNSIEKTLDEIQKLMNTNSIVGEPIVTQDKTIIPISKTALGFGIGVANKSDESKTDLGGVGGGGSIDPIALLIVYNNVPGPEGVELVRLDNQDTPLEDLLSGVGKTIFGLLENSNIKPASEAPADTNIDKIKTKIKPKQDKK; the protein is encoded by the coding sequence ATGGATTTTAATAATTCTATTGAAAAAACTTTAGATGAAATACAAAAACTTATGAATACTAATAGTATTGTTGGTGAACCAATAGTCACCCAAGACAAAACAATAATTCCTATTTCTAAAACAGCATTAGGTTTTGGTATAGGTGTTGCAAATAAATCAGATGAGAGTAAAACTGATCTTGGTGGTGTTGGTGGAGGAGGATCTATAGATCCAATTGCTTTACTAATTGTTTATAATAATGTTCCGGGCCCTGAAGGAGTAGAATTAGTTCGTTTAGATAATCAAGATACACCATTAGAAGATTTATTGTCTGGTGTAGGTAAAACAATATTTGGTTTATTAGAAAATTCTAATATAAAACCTGCTTCTGAAGCTCCAGCTGATACTAATATCGATAAAATAAAAACAAAAATTAAACCTAAACAAGACAAAAAATAA
- a CDS encoding DUF2953 domain-containing protein, which yields MITEILIILLIIIVILVFLLFFKTWHLHILFKNHDLDYILSVTIIFLFIQIEISEINSNPTIGISIKLFSKVKQLHSTKIESNTETDELPEEKTEQNTNTNTKDYTKIKKISQLLLDSKYELYHIIQLITGMIKFNYSKINMDLGLGDNNLTIKICNLIWTISAPLYPLNFHLLLTPHINETIIKTDCDINFNIKLVNVLKIGIIIIKNKKLIMVIKTILGKE from the coding sequence ATGATTACTGAAATTTTAATTATACTTTTAATTATTATTGTTATACTTGTTTTTTTATTATTTTTTAAGACATGGCATCTACATATACTTTTTAAAAATCATGATTTAGATTACATTTTATCAGTAACCATCATATTTCTATTCATACAAATAGAAATATCTGAAATTAATTCAAACCCCACTATTGGAATAAGCATAAAACTTTTCTCAAAAGTTAAACAACTACACTCAACTAAAATAGAATCAAACACAGAAACTGACGAATTACCAGAAGAAAAAACAGAACAAAATACAAATACAAATACAAAAGACTATACCAAAATCAAAAAAATAAGTCAATTATTATTAGACAGTAAATATGAATTATATCATATAATTCAACTAATAACTGGTATGATCAAATTTAATTATTCAAAAATAAATATGGATCTAGGACTAGGAGATAATAACTTAACAATAAAAATCTGTAATTTAATCTGGACCATATCCGCACCATTATATCCCTTAAATTTTCACTTACTACTAACACCACACATAAATGAAACAATAATCAAAACAGATTGTGATATTAATTTTAATATAAAATTAGTAAATGTATTAAAAATCGGAATAATAATCATCAAAAATAAAAAACTCATAATGGTAATTAAAACAATATTAGGTAAAGAATAA